Sequence from the Qipengyuania pelagi genome:
GCCGCACGCATTTCCACGAATTCATGCTCGAGGTCGATCGCCGGATGAAGGCGGCCCGCGATACGGGTCAGGGCGAGCCGGTGAAGCACGTTGCCGCCGCAATCGCGAAGGACGTCCGCTGCCTCGCCTTCGACGAGATGGTAGTCACCAACACCGCCGATGCAGCCATCATGGCGCGCCTGTTCACGGCCCTTATCTGCGACGAGAAAGTCAGCGTGGTCACCACGAGCAACCGGCCTCCGTCCGATCTCTACAAGGACGGACTGAACCGCTCGCTCTTCCTGCCCTTCATCGATCTGGTCGAGGCGGAACTGGATATCGTACCACTGAACGGGCCCACCGATTACCGGCTCGACCGGCTGGGCGATCTCGACACCTGGCACACCCCCCTGGGCGATGAGGCCACCGCGCAGGTTCGCGAGGCGTTCTTCCGCCTGACCGATTATGCGCCGGAAGACGCCGCCAATGTGCCCTCCGGCGAACTTGACCTGGGAGGCGGGCGCTTTTTGCACGTGCCCAAGAGCCTCAAGGGCGTCGGCGTGTTCAGCTTCAAGCGGCTTTGCGGCGAAAATCGCGGCGCGGCGGATTATCTCGCCATCGCCCACGCCTTTCACTCCGTAATCGTCGTCGGCATCCCGCGCCTGTCACC
This genomic interval carries:
- the zapE gene encoding cell division protein ZapE produces the protein MSGLLARYEDLVAAGELQPDPDQRRAAERLDRLQKELEKERPGGGLLSRLFGSKDEAPPQGVYMWGGVGRGKSMLMDLFVQTLGIAEKRRTHFHEFMLEVDRRMKAARDTGQGEPVKHVAAAIAKDVRCLAFDEMVVTNTADAAIMARLFTALICDEKVSVVTTSNRPPSDLYKDGLNRSLFLPFIDLVEAELDIVPLNGPTDYRLDRLGDLDTWHTPLGDEATAQVREAFFRLTDYAPEDAANVPSGELDLGGGRFLHVPKSLKGVGVFSFKRLCGENRGAADYLAIAHAFHSVIVVGIPRLSPDNRNEAMRFTKLIDALYENGVKLFATAAAEPEDLYVAGDGAFEFERTVSRLMEMQSADYMARGHGVA